One Capsicum annuum cultivar UCD-10X-F1 chromosome 2, UCD10Xv1.1, whole genome shotgun sequence genomic window carries:
- the LOC107854099 gene encoding berberine bridge enzyme-like 22, whose amino-acid sequence MRNLELLFVLLLSFLLSKCYAQQAFLHCISSQFSKSNITGVLIHAPKSPIYSSIIEHAQKNPRWLNSSSAHPLYIISPRKETELRPVILCSKKFDQQIRVLGGGHDYEGLSFRAESRFVMIDMSNLDEIDIDLKEEVAWIQAGATLGQLYYEIAKKSRVHAFPGGICYTTGSGGLISGGGLGSLMRKFGLAADNVVDARVMDANGRILDRKSMGEDFFWAIRGGGGSSFGIILAWNLKLVHVPKKVSVFRVHRMVEGNTINLLQKWQHTAYVLPKEFFLRMIMQNDGVGKEKKVKVTFEGLFLGTVDKLIPIVNKKFPEFNLEHRDFFQEPVINCTERPCLKKECHEVPWIGSVLFLYNKEVDESLEVLLDNSVPVYKNYFKGTSDFVKTSIPEKGWKMIERLFLEEDRPMIILEPLGGKVDEFSESELPFPHRKGNLYNIQHLVNWDDNSENVSSKKMRWMRKFYEEMEPFVANSPRTAYLNYRDLDFGTNQEDYSYSKAKMWGEKYFKGNFERLAKVKSMVDPENFFRYQQSIPPYVTPGLTNLVEEAWPSSYIPPELQEF is encoded by the coding sequence ATGAGGAATCTTGAACTTCTCTTTGTTCTGTTATTATCATTCTTGCTGTCAAAATGTTATGCCCAACAAGCCTTTCTCCACTGTATCTCTAGTCAATTTTCCAAAAGTAACATCACAGGAGTACTAATCCATGCTCCAAAGTCACCAATATATTCATCTATTATTGAACATGCACAGAAAAATCCAAGATGGTTGAACTCTTCATCTGCACATCCCCTTTACATTATTTCCCCTCGTAAGGAAACTGAACTTAGACCTGTCATTCTTTGCAGCAAAAAGTTTGACCAGCAAATTAGAGTGTTGGGTGGTGGACATGATTATGAAGGTCTCTCTTTTCGTGCTGAATCGCGGTTTGTCATGATTGATATGAGCAATCTTGATGAAATCGACATTGATTTAAAGGAAGAAGTGGCCTGGATTCAAGCAGGGGCAACATTGGGACAATTATACTATGAAATTGCTAAGAAAAGTAGAGTACATGCATTTCCAGGAGGCATATGTTATACTACTGGTAGTGGTGGGCTAATTAGTGGTGGAGGACTAGGATCTTTGATGAGGAAATTCGGGCTTGCAGCAGATAATGTTGTCGATGCGCGTGTAATGGATGCTAACGGGAGAATTCTTGACAGAAAATCAATGGGAGAAGATTTTTTTTGGGCCATAAGAGGAGGTGGAGGTTCTAGTTTTGGGATCATTCTTGCTTGGAACCTCAAGCTGGTTCATGTCCCTAAAAAGGTTTCTGTTTTTAGGGTTCATCGAATGGTCGAGGGAAATACTATAAATCTCCTCCAGAAATGGCAACATACAGCTTACGTACTGCCTAAAGAGTTCTTCCTCAGAATGATTATGCAAAATGATGGagtaggaaaagaaaagaaagtcaaaGTCACATTTGAAGGACTATTTCTTGGGACAGTTGATAAGTTAATTCCAATtgtcaacaaaaaatttcctgaaTTTAATTTGGAGCACAGAGATTTCTTCCAAGAACCAGTGATAAATTGCACTGAGAGACCTTGCTTGAAGAAAGAATGTCATGAAGTTCCCTGGATCGGATCTGTTTTGTTTTTGTACAATAAAGAAGTCGATGAATCTCTTGAGGTCCTTTTGGATAACAGTGTTCCTGTATATAAGAATTACTTCAAGGGAACATCTGATTTTGTGAAGACTTCAATTCCAGAAAAGGGTTGGAAAATGATTgaaagattgtttcttgaagaggATAGGCCCATGATCATATTAGAACCATTGGGTGGAAAGGTAGATGAATTTTCAGAATCTGAACTTCCTTTCCCTCACAGAAAGGGAAACTTGTACAACATTCAGCACTTAGTGAACTGGGATGATAACAGTGAGAATGTATCGAGCAAAAAGATGCGATGGATGAGAAAATTTTACGAGGAAATGGAGCCATTTGTGGCCAATTCTCCCAGGACTGCCTATCTAAACTATAGGGATCTTGATTTTGGGACCAACCAAGAAGACTATAGCTATTCCAAGGCCAAAATGTGGGGTGAAAAGTATTTCAAAGGAAACTTTGAGAGGTTAGCGAAAGTGAAGAGTATGGTAGATCCAGAAAACTTTTTCAGATACCAACAAAGCATTCCACCTTATGTTACTCCGGGACTGACTAATTTAGTTGAAGAAGCATGGCCGAGCTCTTACATACCACCCGAATTACAGGAATTCTGA
- the LOC107854098 gene encoding uncharacterized protein LOC107854098: MKQLISKQTIDKLSKLKSSSRILLVCRPSLSKAPIATTPSLPNWTKCCRFLHTQNTTAAAGKIESSSSSWVGGKTLSAEMLSDQSETDDNDDDTMNEFLSRFVWIMRGKLMEVYPDFDKKTIDGMLLVIVGKVVSELENQGGGLDQIVEGGSAASGDGDGDFSEDLWKTVWEVSSVVLEDMEKAKRKETMKSFLQAEEVKEMCRFAGEVGIRGEMLREYRFKWAREKMEETEFYHSLERRFKEEEEQKEAENGIGVAVEQRDEEESKVVSLPKRRGKINYKIYGLDLSDSKWSQVADKIHEAEKIMWPQEPKQIDGKCKIVTDKILSSQEEDDLSPLIAEWVQLLQPSRLDWINLLDRLKERNATLYLKIAEHVLGEESFQTNKRDYSKLIDAHARDNRPEDAERIIKKMSENGIVPDILTSITMLHMYSKAGDLDRAKAAFESLRTQGFLPEVGVYNSMILAYVNSGNPKLGESLIREMEARDITPSKEIFMALLRSYVQHGDVTGAQRIANTMMLFRFQHTLESCTLLVEAYGKAGDPDHARGWFDSVINLGLKPDDRCTASMIAAYEKKNLLDDALDLLLKLEKDGFEPGVATYSVLVDWMGNMQLIDEAEQLLGKIAEQGEAPPFKVHISLCDMYARANDEKKALQALGILEAKQEQLGPEEFERIIQALIAGGFVQDALKFRGLMEARRFAVSEKLKVELQASQTFLRRRPSVR, encoded by the exons ATGAAGCAGCTCATTAGCAAGCAAACCATCGATAAATTGTCAAAACTCAAAAGTAGTAGCAGAATTCTCCTTGTGTGTCGTCCTTCTCTGTCGAAAGCCCCAATCGCTACTACACCCTCTCTTCCCAATTGGACGAAATGCTGTCGCTTTCTCCACACCCAGAACACAACAGCAGCAGCTGGAAAAATTGAATCATCGTCATCATCTTGGGTGGGTGGTAAAACATTGAGTGCGGAAATGCTAAGTGATCAATCAGAGACGGATGACAACGACGACGATACGATGAATGAGTTCTTGTCAAGATTCGTTTGGATAATGCGTGGAAAGCTGATGGAAGTGTATCCTGATTTTGACAAGAAAACAATTGATGGGATGCTTTTGGTTATTGTTGGAAAGGTTGTTTCCGAGCTGGAAAATCAGGGTGGTGGTTTGGATCAGATAGTGGAAGGTGGTTCTGCTGCTTCTGGGGATGGGGATGGGGATTTTAGTGAGGATTTGTGGAAGACAGTGTGGGAGGTGAGCAGTGTAGTGTTGGAAGATATGGAGAAAGCGAAAAGGAAGGAGACAATGAAGAGCTTTCTTCAAGCTGAGGAGGTAAAGGAGATGTGTAGGTTTGCTGGTGAAGTTGGTATACGTGGAGAGATGCTTAGGGAGTATAGGTTCAAATGGGCACGTGAGAAGATGGAGGAGACTGAGTTTTATCACAGTCTTGAACGTCGTTTTAAGGAAGAGGAGGAACAAAAAGAAGCTGAAAATGGTATTGGGGTCGCCGTGGAGCAGCGCGATGAGGAAGAGTCTAAAGTTGTGTCTCTTCCAAAAAGGCGTGGGAAGATTAACTACAAGATTTATGGACTTGATTTGTCGGACTCCAAATGGTCTCAAGTGGCTGACAAGATTCACGAGGCTGAGAAAATCATGTGGCCTCAAGAACCAAAACAAATTGATGGCAAGTGCAAAATTGTTACCGACAAAATTCTTTCTTCCCAAGAGGAAGATGATCTTTCTCCACTTATAGCAGAATGGGTACAACTTCTCCAACCTAGCAGGTTAGACTGGATAAATTTACTTGATAGATTGAAGGAACGAAATGCTACTCTATATTTGAAG ATTGCAGAACACGTTCTTGGTGAAGAGTCCTTCCAAACAAATAAACGTGACTACTCAAAACTCATTGATGCCCATGCTAGAGATAACCGGCCAGAAGATGCTGAAAGAATTATCAAAAAGATGAGTGAAAATGGAATAGTACCTGATATTCTCACATCAATAACCATGCTTCACATGTACAGCAAAGCAGGTGATCTGGATCGAGCAAAAGCTGCATTTGAGAGTTTGAGAACCCAAGGATTCCTACCAGAGGTGGGGGTTTACAATTCCATGATCCTAGCCTATGTAAATTCTGGCAACCCAAAGTTGGGTGAATCATTGATCAGGGAAATGGAGGCAAGAGACATCACACCCTCAAAGGAGATCTTTATGGCCCTCCTGAGGTCATATGTTCAGCATGGTGATGTTACTGGAGCCCAAAGAATAGCAAATACAATGATGCTTTTCAGATTTCAGCACACTTTAGAGTCATGTACGTTACTTGTTGAGGCATATGGAAAGGCTGGTGACCCTGATCATGCTAGGGGTTGGTTTGATAGCGTGATTAATCTTGGACTCAAGCCAGATGATAGATGCACTGCTAGCATGATAGCAGCTTATGAGAAGAAGAACCTGCTGGATGATGCCTTAGATCTTTTACTGAAGCTTGAGAAAGATGGCTTTGAGCCTGGGGTGGCTACTTATTCAGTTTTGGTGGATTGGATGGGTAATATGCAACTAATTGATGAAGCTGAACAGCTCTTGGGTAAAATTGCTGAGCAGGGTGAGGCTCCTCCATTTAAGGTTCATATTAGCCTATGTGACATGTATGCAAGAGCTAATGATGAGAAAAAGGCTCTTCAAGCTCTTGGCATTTTGGAGGCAAAACAGGAGCAGTTGGGACCAGAAGAATTCGAGAGGATTATTCAGGCACTTATAGCTGGTGGATTTGTGCAAGATGCTCTAAAGTTTCGAGGATTGATGGAAGCTCGGAGATTTGCAGTATCCGAGAAACTTAAAGTAGAACTCCAGGCGTCTCAAACTTTTCTTCGCAGGAGACCATCTGTAAGATGA